The following coding sequences lie in one Glycine max cultivar Williams 82 chromosome 19, Glycine_max_v4.0, whole genome shotgun sequence genomic window:
- the LOC100807171 gene encoding NAC domain-containing protein 83, giving the protein MEVLNPIEGKTYKLPVGYRFDPSDEILAGYYLRKRIMAQPLPNDLIQDCDVYQTVPWELPGGGNKYLNWQRFFFHDLRTCVFDNLNKREAGNGQWRTIEEAQDVELSNDQVVAKRNVLAFWEAKGNGFAKSNWLMHEFRLVSKSLPSMVSSVAVYRIFEKKEGRKGKKAKGSEGETSSSSSSEEEVMDEAPIVIDFTMESCIGTGPPSPATSENS; this is encoded by the exons ATGGAAGTCTTAAACCCAATTGAAGGCAAGACCTACAAGCTCCCAGTTGGATACAGATTTGATCCAAGTGATGAAATTCTTGCTGGTTACTACCTTAGGAAGAGGATCATGGCCCAACCACTCCCTAATGACCTCATTCAAGACTGTGATGTTTACCAAACAGTGCCTTGGGAGCTGCCAGGAG gTGGTAATAAGTATTTGAATTGGCAGAGGTTTTTCTTCCATGATTTGAGGACCTGTGTGTTCGATAACCTTAACAAGAGAGAAGCCGGGAACGGTCAATGGAGAACAATAGAGGAAGCTCAAGATGTTGAGCTCTCTAACGATCAGGTTGTGGCAAAAAGGAACGTTTTGGCTTTCTGGGAGGCCAAGGGCAATGGTTTTGCCAAATCTAATTGGCTGATGCATGAATTTCGCCTTGTGTCGAAATCACTTCCTTCCATG GTGTCTTCTGTGGCTGTGTACCGCATATTCGAGAAGAAGGAGGGAAGAAAGGGAAAGAAGGCGAAAGGGTCTGAAGGGGAGACCTCTAGCAGCAGCAGCAGTGAGGAAGAAGTTATGGATGAGGCACCCATTGTCATTGATTTCACAATGGAGAGTTGCATTGGGACTGGTCCTCCCTCTCCTGCTACTAGTGAAAATTCCTAA